The following are from one region of the Paenibacillus sp. JZ16 genome:
- a CDS encoding NUDIX hydrolase, which yields MLRPINEYPKDKKVAGIHSLPITEDGSVIFVWDINEKTLTTVGGRIEEGEDLDSALNRETIEEAGIELEDKRIPIASWYWDNTDTYTVFVIARVKKYVNLPVGFETSGRVVMNFETARQLITKLEGISHRIELLNLAEQESIKLLNQRVSEQLYRLKDKNENRFLHPNLMNDRFRVIGRHTLVQDSYEQELIQIESLGPSYTGGYILVSPNDIQKLKT from the coding sequence TTGTTAAGACCTATCAATGAATATCCAAAAGACAAGAAAGTAGCAGGAATTCATAGTTTACCTATTACTGAAGATGGATCCGTTATTTTTGTATGGGATATAAATGAAAAAACATTGACTACCGTCGGAGGTCGAATCGAAGAAGGGGAAGATCTCGATTCAGCACTCAATCGTGAAACGATTGAAGAAGCAGGGATTGAATTAGAAGATAAAAGAATACCGATAGCTTCTTGGTATTGGGATAATACAGACACTTATACCGTGTTTGTCATTGCTCGGGTTAAAAAGTATGTAAATTTACCAGTAGGATTTGAAACATCGGGTAGAGTGGTAATGAATTTTGAAACTGCACGTCAACTAATAACAAAGTTAGAAGGGATAAGTCATAGAATTGAACTATTAAATTTAGCCGAACAAGAAAGTATTAAGCTATTAAATCAAAGGGTTTCGGAACAGTTATACCGACTAAAAGACAAAAATGAAAATCGATTTTTACACCCTAACTTGATGAACGATCGCTTCAGGGTAATTGGTCGTCACACTCTAGTCCAAGACAGTTATGAACAAGAGTTAATTCAAATAGAATCATTAGGGCCAAGTTATACCGGAGGATACATTCTTGTTTCACCAAATGATATACAAAAGTTAAAAACTTAG
- a CDS encoding lysozyme inhibitor LprI family protein, producing MKGKILLLFFITIVFSSCQNISQSTILNSEIKSIMNSELLPDVVSTGNGTESKEITEGRSDPSNNEVLSMSIGNYDLTGEFYDEMLRNPIDHDYEVEFNELQNSNEFTTFGWGALESKYTEIWDKELNQIYKKLLSKLDREPREALIESQKEWLQYHLRETKFVEKTFINNGYLGSQGSVSLGTVLKERIRERTMQLFEYRYLLDGEVEFLYQSKK from the coding sequence ATGAAAGGTAAGATACTCTTATTATTTTTTATTACGATAGTGTTTTCATCTTGTCAAAATATTAGTCAATCGACTATCTTGAACAGCGAAATTAAATCAATAATGAATTCTGAACTGCTTCCTGATGTAGTGAGTACAGGTAATGGAACAGAATCGAAAGAAATAACTGAAGGTCGATCAGATCCTTCTAACAATGAAGTGTTATCCATGAGCATTGGGAACTATGATTTGACTGGAGAATTTTATGATGAAATGCTTCGAAATCCTATAGATCATGATTATGAAGTGGAATTTAATGAATTACAAAATTCCAATGAGTTTACAACATTTGGATGGGGGGCGTTGGAAAGCAAATATACAGAGATTTGGGATAAAGAGTTGAATCAAATATATAAAAAGCTTCTTTCAAAGTTGGATAGAGAACCAAGAGAAGCACTAATTGAATCGCAGAAAGAATGGTTACAGTATCACTTAAGGGAAACAAAATTTGTAGAGAAGACATTTATTAATAATGGTTACCTAGGATCACAAGGATCGGTAAGCCTAGGCACGGTTTTAAAGGAGAGAATTAGGGAAAGAACAATGCAATTATTTGAATATCGATATTTGCTAGATGGTGAAGTTGAGTTTTTATACCAAAGTAAAAAATAG
- a CDS encoding sugar phosphate isomerase/epimerase family protein has protein sequence MISIYDWFGYELPIEERYRLIKKAGFDGVMLWWSEGFGRGEHRSGARLAREAGLTIENIHAPIEYQNDLWLANLAGEALVNCYLECIEDCSNLEIPTIVIHLPDEKHIHNPFAMDRFKHIVDRAEQRGVSLALENLWNLTNLTHVLNEVDSPQVGFCYDVSHHYRYYPEYDFLSVYGERLKATHLHDNNGSYAQHGLPYDGTLDWAVIMRKIVEADYSGPTSIEAMNWDYLNLSVEEFLVRAFKQAKKLEQLKLEFSSLSKQSSNYV, from the coding sequence ATGATTAGTATCTATGATTGGTTCGGATATGAACTGCCTATTGAAGAACGATATCGCTTGATCAAGAAAGCAGGTTTTGATGGTGTGATGCTTTGGTGGAGTGAAGGCTTTGGTCGTGGAGAACATCGAAGCGGAGCACGACTTGCACGAGAAGCGGGGCTAACGATTGAAAACATTCATGCCCCTATCGAATATCAAAATGATCTTTGGTTAGCTAATTTGGCGGGTGAAGCTTTGGTCAATTGCTACTTGGAATGTATTGAAGACTGTTCGAATCTAGAAATACCAACAATAGTCATACATCTTCCGGATGAAAAACATATACATAACCCTTTTGCTATGGATAGATTTAAACACATTGTGGACAGAGCGGAACAGCGAGGAGTTAGCCTTGCTTTAGAGAACTTATGGAATTTAACAAACTTGACACACGTATTGAACGAAGTGGATTCGCCGCAAGTCGGTTTTTGTTACGATGTAAGTCACCACTATCGATATTATCCAGAATATGATTTTTTGTCCGTGTACGGTGAACGATTAAAAGCTACGCACCTGCATGATAATAACGGAAGCTACGCTCAACATGGATTGCCTTATGATGGCACGCTTGACTGGGCTGTAATTATGCGAAAAATAGTAGAGGCTGATTATTCAGGACCCACCTCTATTGAAGCGATGAACTGGGATTATCTTAACCTGTCTGTTGAAGAATTTTTAGTAAGAGCATTTAAACAAGCAAAAAAGTTAGAACAATTAAAGTTGGAATTCAGCAGCCTTTCAAAGCAGAGCAGTAACTACGTATAA
- a CDS encoding DUF6236 family protein, translating into MRRTIMYYPSIAIPDGNWLRKSLLYWDEVSSIVPRTVEYDLYSSNHLIAELKNEGHYRPIYPDQIMNSEYFNDFEKECIDKIKNYRKKFDNPNYRANFRPDPIQLHTEKLINKYDIHRDKMSYRIMQLLKREELISSSDDWMSFDNELATLYMSVLAKYSALNDVNFTVIGTDKIAAINSIYPVKRLSKKPWSYKSPVVNLSLNILPTPCDDVSYKKIMNFKMKYRDELLAFRNIINEFENQISNCETEFEMKEKSINFKEMIERGTREAMSMLKGSGINFFLSSLRSIINLKSPTMIATYTGIVGQRISDLHPAVSLAGIGIAGAVDISVNYMTISKSTKDKLAGKGFLYLYNARRKGIINDFI; encoded by the coding sequence ATGAGAAGAACAATAATGTACTATCCCAGTATAGCTATACCAGACGGAAATTGGTTAAGAAAATCATTGCTCTACTGGGACGAAGTGAGCTCTATTGTTCCTAGAACTGTAGAATATGATTTATATTCTAGTAACCACTTAATTGCAGAATTAAAGAATGAAGGACATTATCGTCCAATTTATCCTGACCAGATAATGAATAGTGAGTATTTTAATGATTTTGAGAAAGAATGTATTGATAAAATTAAAAACTATCGAAAGAAATTTGATAATCCAAATTACAGAGCAAACTTTCGACCAGATCCAATTCAATTACATACCGAAAAATTGATTAATAAATATGATATTCATAGAGATAAGATGTCTTATCGAATTATGCAGTTGCTTAAACGTGAGGAATTAATTTCTTCTAGTGATGACTGGATGAGTTTTGACAATGAACTAGCAACTTTATATATGTCCGTATTGGCAAAATACTCAGCATTGAACGATGTGAATTTCACGGTAATTGGTACAGATAAAATAGCTGCAATTAATAGTATATACCCAGTAAAACGTCTCTCTAAGAAACCATGGAGCTATAAATCACCTGTAGTTAATTTGTCATTAAATATTTTACCGACTCCTTGTGATGATGTTTCATATAAGAAAATAATGAATTTCAAAATGAAATATAGAGATGAATTACTTGCTTTTCGAAACATCATTAATGAGTTCGAAAATCAGATTAGCAACTGTGAAACAGAATTTGAAATGAAAGAAAAATCAATAAATTTTAAAGAGATGATCGAAAGAGGAACAAGAGAAGCAATGAGTATGTTAAAAGGATCTGGTATAAACTTTTTCTTATCATCACTCAGATCCATAATAAATCTTAAGTCACCAACTATGATTGCCACATACACTGGCATAGTAGGACAGAGGATTTCTGATCTTCATCCTGCAGTTAGCTTAGCCGGAATTGGTATAGCTGGTGCAGTTGATATTTCGGTTAATTATATGACAATTAGTAAAAGTACAAAGGATAAACTTGCAGGCAAGGGGTTTTTGTATCTATATAACGCTAGACGTAAAGGTATCATTAATGACTTCATCTAA
- a CDS encoding class I SAM-dependent methyltransferase — translation MDKKSVNRGSILIGAGEVGVTISENMDKNVVHKTNRLYWDTKGNDFLRAISLPYYGGFISEEKCQLFGDISGKKLLEIGCGNGQSLQYQGERNASELWAVDISEKQIEKATQHLESLGLSAKFICSPMEEECGIPADYFDYVYSIYAIGWTTDLEGTFCRIATYLKKDGVFIFSWSHPIHRCVTDDNGRFVFRKSYFDEAWYPVAVDEGELLLADRKLSTYVNALAKAGFVIEQLIEQTDDEIMQSRDDKSDLAKRARMLPVTLVIKARNL, via the coding sequence ATGGACAAGAAGTCTGTAAATAGAGGATCAATCCTTATTGGCGCTGGCGAAGTTGGCGTAACCATTTCGGAAAACATGGATAAGAATGTTGTTCATAAGACAAACAGGCTCTATTGGGATACAAAAGGCAATGACTTCTTAAGAGCAATTTCACTTCCTTATTATGGAGGGTTTATCTCAGAAGAAAAATGCCAGCTCTTTGGCGATATCTCAGGAAAAAAACTGCTGGAGATCGGCTGCGGCAACGGCCAATCCTTGCAATATCAAGGGGAACGAAACGCATCTGAACTATGGGCTGTGGATATATCGGAAAAACAAATTGAAAAGGCAACGCAGCATTTGGAATCGCTCGGTCTATCGGCAAAATTCATCTGTTCTCCCATGGAAGAAGAATGCGGCATACCGGCGGATTATTTTGACTATGTTTATTCGATTTATGCCATCGGTTGGACAACCGACCTTGAAGGTACCTTTTGCCGTATCGCTACGTATCTTAAAAAAGATGGTGTATTTATTTTCAGTTGGTCTCATCCTATACACAGATGCGTTACTGATGATAATGGTAGGTTTGTTTTTAGAAAGAGTTATTTCGATGAAGCTTGGTATCCGGTAGCTGTTGATGAAGGTGAGCTATTATTAGCGGACCGTAAGCTATCAACCTATGTGAACGCTCTGGCGAAAGCGGGATTTGTAATTGAGCAATTGATTGAGCAAACTGATGATGAGATTATGCAATCGCGGGACGATAAAAGCGATTTGGCCAAGAGAGCGAGGATGCTTCCTGTAACCTTAGTGATTAAGGCAAGAAATCTATAA
- a CDS encoding Nif3-like dinuclear metal center hexameric protein: MYLNQFHAMIGSLFGELLIKFKDQGEYGFTNKTQRECKRIGYSTNITPELIEQAYEKKIDIMITHHDAWNFIYGMKDECVRRLKAYDIAHFFIHLPLDYANFGTGQSLLNEIGQIQMIQGSYYLNGESRIGIGELLETITFNELVTRLKLQCNEEVKAWNFGTQSIQRIGILTGAGDGTKHVREALEAQCDVYITGEKTLYTIQYAEFSKINLIVGSHTFTEVFGVRSLANKVRESFPEIEIVYIEEKHME, translated from the coding sequence GTGTATCTAAACCAGTTTCATGCAATGATTGGATCACTCTTTGGGGAATTACTTATTAAATTTAAAGATCAAGGGGAATATGGTTTCACCAATAAAACTCAAAGAGAATGTAAACGAATTGGCTATTCAACGAATATTACACCGGAATTGATTGAACAAGCATATGAGAAAAAGATCGATATAATGATAACTCATCATGACGCTTGGAATTTCATCTATGGAATGAAGGACGAGTGCGTGCGCAGGCTCAAAGCTTATGATATTGCCCACTTCTTCATACATTTACCTTTGGACTATGCTAATTTTGGTACAGGACAGTCGTTATTAAATGAAATCGGTCAAATACAAATGATCCAAGGATCATACTATTTGAATGGAGAAAGTCGAATCGGGATAGGAGAATTGCTTGAGACAATTACATTCAATGAGTTAGTGACTCGATTGAAATTGCAATGCAATGAAGAGGTAAAGGCTTGGAACTTTGGAACGCAGTCAATTCAGCGAATCGGAATCCTTACGGGAGCAGGCGATGGTACGAAACATGTAAGAGAAGCTTTGGAAGCACAGTGTGATGTCTATATAACAGGGGAGAAGACGTTATATACAATTCAGTATGCTGAATTTTCAAAGATCAATTTGATTGTAGGGAGCCACACATTTACCGAGGTGTTTGGAGTTCGATCGCTTGCAAATAAAGTCCGAGAGTCGTTTCCGGAAATCGAAATTGTATACATTGAAGAAAAACATATGGAATAG
- a CDS encoding HAD-IA family hydrolase, whose product MTHIHVRQAGSWSEQFDLLFRDYLRTHEEYVRENETMKKYILFDHDGVLVDTEYWYYKAGERALADIGFTLDKDQYLRDMTQSLGTWSQARAAGINEQTISKQREVRNVYYQEYLRTETIEIEGVVETLAELSKYVRMAIVTTAKRADFQLIHEKRQIRQFMDFVLVREDYERTKPHPEPYLTGLKRLGATKEETLVVEDSNRGLNSAVAAGIDCVIVHNDFTKTHDFSQASYRIKTILKVT is encoded by the coding sequence ATAACCCATATTCATGTAAGGCAAGCAGGTAGCTGGTCTGAACAATTCGATTTATTATTTCGAGATTACTTAAGAACTCATGAAGAATATGTAAGGGAGAACGAAACAATGAAAAAGTACATACTCTTCGATCATGATGGTGTTCTGGTTGATACAGAATACTGGTATTACAAAGCGGGAGAACGCGCTCTGGCTGACATTGGATTTACCTTGGATAAAGATCAATACCTCCGCGACATGACCCAGTCGCTGGGCACTTGGTCCCAAGCTAGGGCGGCAGGCATTAATGAACAGACGATAAGCAAGCAGCGTGAGGTCCGCAACGTCTATTATCAGGAATATCTAAGAACAGAAACCATAGAGATTGAAGGCGTAGTTGAAACTCTAGCCGAACTGTCAAAGTACGTCCGCATGGCCATCGTGACGACTGCAAAACGTGCGGATTTTCAACTTATTCACGAAAAGCGCCAGATTAGACAATTCATGGATTTCGTCCTTGTTCGAGAAGACTATGAGCGCACCAAGCCGCACCCGGAACCATACTTGACCGGCCTAAAGCGCTTGGGAGCTACCAAAGAAGAGACCCTGGTTGTAGAGGATTCAAACAGAGGGTTGAACTCAGCCGTGGCGGCTGGTATCGACTGTGTTATTGTCCATAACGACTTCACCAAAACACATGACTTCTCACAGGCCAGCTATCGAATCAAGACTATTCTGAAAGTAACCTGA
- a CDS encoding histidine phosphatase family protein, producing MKTIIYMVRHGESPYNEGNERIRGLTPTGKADIEKVTKLLIGEGIDKIISSPYTRAILSVEGLAKHLKLDIEVFENLRERHFASYIIDNAELISSIRESFNDPDYTLLGGESNADCQKRAISVLKLIFKEHRGKRIAIGTHGLVMTLMMNHFDSAFGLEFLNQLKKPDIYKMQFDDLELEEVTRMWNDQIS from the coding sequence ATGAAGACAATTATCTATATGGTTAGGCATGGGGAATCACCATATAATGAAGGAAATGAAAGAATAAGAGGGCTTACCCCAACAGGAAAGGCTGATATTGAAAAAGTAACGAAGTTACTTATAGGTGAAGGAATAGATAAGATTATATCAAGTCCTTATACTCGAGCAATTCTTAGTGTTGAGGGATTGGCCAAGCACTTAAAGTTAGATATTGAGGTATTTGAAAATCTTAGAGAACGTCATTTTGCATCTTATATTATTGATAATGCAGAGTTAATTTCTAGTATCAGAGAGAGTTTTAATGACCCTGATTATACCTTGCTGGGTGGAGAGTCTAATGCAGATTGTCAGAAAAGAGCAATCTCAGTTCTAAAGCTCATATTTAAAGAGCACAGAGGGAAGAGAATAGCAATTGGGACTCATGGTCTTGTAATGACTTTGATGATGAATCATTTTGATTCAGCTTTTGGCTTGGAGTTTTTGAATCAATTAAAGAAACCAGATATTTATAAAATGCAGTTTGATGACTTAGAATTAGAAGAGGTAACGAGAATGTGGAATGACCAGATTTCTTAA
- a CDS encoding NUDIX hydrolase — protein sequence MQLIRKITDHEILGGPIKLIEPVSRFASRGVLIDGALNVAMMYMSKPDLYKLPGGGIEEKETKEQSFLREIKEETGYEAESTYELGYIEEHKAKNNFLQISYCWIANVRKRICSLNLSESEKQLGMTVKWMTLDEALEVMSESLIHCNEYSTKFMIIRDKTILEIAYEIITKSEKNIWGNSK from the coding sequence ATGCAGTTGATTAGAAAAATTACTGATCATGAGATTCTCGGAGGCCCTATTAAATTGATAGAGCCAGTGTCACGATTTGCTTCAAGAGGTGTGTTAATTGATGGAGCGTTGAATGTAGCCATGATGTACATGTCAAAACCTGATCTATACAAATTGCCAGGAGGAGGAATCGAAGAAAAAGAAACAAAAGAGCAGTCTTTCTTAAGGGAGATTAAAGAAGAGACTGGATATGAGGCAGAATCAACTTATGAACTGGGGTATATTGAAGAACATAAAGCAAAAAATAACTTTTTGCAGATATCTTATTGTTGGATAGCAAATGTAAGGAAAAGGATATGCAGTTTAAACCTAAGTGAAAGTGAAAAACAACTCGGTATGACGGTTAAATGGATGACATTAGATGAGGCATTAGAAGTAATGAGCGAGTCACTTATACATTGTAATGAGTACTCAACAAAATTCATGATTATACGAGATAAGACAATCCTTGAAATTGCTTACGAAATAATAACAAAGAGTGAAAAGAATATTTGGGGTAACTCGAAGTAG
- a CDS encoding AAA family ATPase produces the protein MNKSAFTIAVSGPSGSGKSTLTKQLRDKLVDAISFHFDDYASTNKYPDDFVEWLEKGADPKLVQNPNFNRDLNELVQGKSIKLPNNQMVKSEKYIIVEEPFGRGREGMAELIDFVICIDIPLEVALARRILRGIQNAEYSPSETLKNFEEYLSQYLIVVRNLYQAINSNVMADCDLIVSGLEPMDVITDKIIIELEKRSII, from the coding sequence ATGAATAAATCTGCTTTTACAATTGCAGTAAGTGGACCATCTGGTTCAGGTAAGAGTACATTAACAAAGCAATTAAGAGATAAACTTGTTGATGCAATCTCATTCCACTTTGATGACTATGCTTCAACTAATAAATATCCAGATGATTTTGTGGAGTGGTTGGAAAAAGGTGCCGACCCTAAATTAGTTCAAAACCCAAATTTTAATAGAGACTTAAATGAGTTGGTTCAAGGCAAATCGATAAAACTACCTAACAACCAAATGGTAAAATCAGAAAAATACATTATAGTCGAAGAACCATTCGGTAGAGGTCGGGAAGGAATGGCCGAATTAATTGATTTCGTAATCTGTATTGATATTCCATTAGAGGTAGCACTGGCTCGTAGGATTTTAAGAGGGATACAAAATGCTGAGTACTCTCCAAGTGAAACTTTAAAAAACTTCGAAGAATATTTGTCTCAGTATCTTATCGTAGTGCGAAATTTATACCAAGCTATAAATTCAAATGTCATGGCCGATTGTGATTTAATTGTATCTGGTCTTGAACCAATGGATGTAATTACGGACAAAATAATAATAGAGCTTGAGAAACGAAGTATTATATAA
- a CDS encoding VOC family protein — translation MEKNKLLRMDNVGIVVESLDDAISFFEEIGLTLEGRTTVEGEWAGRVTGLGTQCVEIAMMVTPDGHSRLELSRFLTPPTISDHRTAPVNSLGYLRVMFTVQNIDEMVSRLTTKHGAQLVGEMVQYEDSYRLCYIRGTEGLLIGLAEQLGNK, via the coding sequence ATGGAAAAAAATAAGTTACTAAGAATGGACAATGTCGGCATCGTTGTAGAATCCCTTGATGACGCAATTTCTTTCTTCGAGGAGATTGGCTTGACCCTCGAAGGGCGAACGACTGTCGAAGGGGAATGGGCTGGTCGCGTAACCGGACTAGGTACTCAGTGTGTAGAGATTGCTATGATGGTTACCCCAGATGGCCACAGCCGACTTGAACTTTCGCGATTTCTCACCCCACCTACGATATCCGATCACCGGACGGCTCCTGTAAACTCCCTTGGTTATTTACGCGTCATGTTCACAGTTCAAAACATTGATGAGATGGTATCCAGACTCACTACTAAGCATGGTGCGCAACTCGTTGGCGAAATGGTTCAATACGAGGATTCGTATCGGCTCTGCTACATTCGTGGAACCGAAGGACTTCTAATCGGTTTGGCGGAACAACTCGGTAACAAATAA
- a CDS encoding PucR family transcriptional regulator, with translation MVTGTSRLHQTVSSLSVLEVADVNFFSQIIQTVQEEWYAEELVISSFYSIKDSVEQQCKTVQYLHDLGEVGLILYYVGIIMPDIADEVRELAESLNFIIICMPRNDYSLRYNEVIYEVMEAIVSNQNVNEHFVNESLEKVSLLPEHLRSVEITLKLLSDRMKANIVLTNSSLDIINRVMWPRNSSLDVANLIRSMAPSILNDRIGEGELDSSCFVEYKRVHQKNGEILYLFLIKENTKLPPKTMEQVSEVVQVAINLWGDKHNEVSEYALVKAIVNDESEKMRRLASLLHIDVSAIQMMWLVYIRDLSEERRIREDLKAHLSQYYKTAVIQTIDHCVVVLLGNCSYKYNEFEIAVEYIETTSLTAEISSIVYSPRMRNTQDVRRMYQLVNGVSKEVHRIYHNRKLYTAAEVRSMKRAIDLSKQGEEMTEECLSVLEPIMDDPDALNTLMTFLLDAKGNMDDCSKLLFVHKNTVKYRIKKICELIGYDVTINSESYDVYTACMVYRHIHN, from the coding sequence GTGGTCACTGGAACAAGCAGGCTTCATCAGACCGTGTCCTCTTTATCTGTGTTAGAGGTGGCGGATGTCAATTTCTTCTCGCAAATTATTCAAACCGTTCAAGAAGAATGGTATGCCGAAGAACTGGTCATTAGCTCTTTTTATTCCATTAAGGACAGCGTGGAGCAGCAATGCAAAACGGTTCAATATTTGCATGACCTTGGTGAAGTGGGATTGATTTTGTACTATGTTGGCATTATCATGCCAGATATAGCCGATGAAGTGCGCGAGCTGGCCGAATCTCTGAATTTTATTATCATTTGCATGCCGAGAAACGATTACTCTCTTAGGTACAATGAAGTTATTTATGAAGTCATGGAGGCCATCGTAAGCAATCAGAATGTGAATGAGCATTTCGTGAATGAATCACTGGAAAAGGTCTCGCTGCTGCCGGAACATTTGCGGAGCGTGGAAATTACCCTTAAACTGCTGTCGGACCGGATGAAAGCGAACATCGTTCTGACAAACAGCAGCCTGGATATCATCAATCGTGTCATGTGGCCGCGGAATTCCTCGCTCGATGTTGCGAATTTAATCCGGTCCATGGCGCCCTCCATTTTGAATGACAGAATAGGAGAAGGCGAGCTGGATTCGTCCTGCTTTGTTGAATACAAACGTGTGCATCAAAAAAACGGGGAGATCCTTTACCTGTTTCTCATTAAAGAGAATACGAAGCTGCCGCCGAAGACGATGGAGCAAGTCAGCGAGGTGGTGCAGGTGGCCATCAATTTGTGGGGAGACAAGCATAACGAGGTCAGCGAATACGCTTTGGTTAAAGCCATCGTGAATGATGAAAGCGAAAAAATGCGCAGATTGGCCAGTTTGCTCCATATTGACGTTTCCGCCATCCAAATGATGTGGCTCGTTTACATCCGGGATTTGTCGGAGGAAAGAAGGATAAGGGAAGACTTGAAAGCGCATCTCTCGCAATATTATAAAACCGCGGTCATTCAAACGATCGATCACTGCGTTGTTGTGTTGCTGGGGAATTGCTCCTATAAATACAATGAGTTTGAAATCGCAGTGGAATATATCGAAACCACGAGTCTCACCGCTGAAATATCAAGCATCGTTTATTCTCCGAGGATGCGGAACACCCAGGACGTACGCCGTATGTACCAGCTCGTAAACGGAGTCTCTAAAGAGGTTCACCGCATCTATCATAACCGCAAACTATACACCGCGGCTGAAGTCCGTTCCATGAAACGGGCCATAGACCTCAGCAAACAAGGGGAAGAGATGACGGAAGAATGCTTGTCCGTTTTGGAGCCTATCATGGACGACCCTGACGCATTGAACACCCTGATGACTTTTCTTCTGGATGCGAAGGGGAATATGGATGACTGCAGCAAGCTGTTGTTCGTCCACAAAAATACGGTGAAATATCGCATTAAAAAAATTTGCGAGCTCATAGGATATGATGTGACCATCAATTCGGAATCGTACGATGTTTATACGGCCTGCATGGTCTACCGTCACATCCATAACTAA
- a CDS encoding cytosine permease: MKAVKKHQSWFSLGIIWAGAVISIPSLLVGNALVAGMGLSTALLVTLAGYAIIVLLMILQGIQSTDLGKPTVQVAAQVFGKTGSRTILSIILAIACLGWFGIQANVCGAALADLLAKTGVNMPVPLASLICGFVMVISAVYGVKVLRVISYIAVPLLVGISIFGLIEALTGDSLQIIQHYKPEGAMSFTDGLAVTLGSFALGAVIAGDYSQFSGKRSDVLKAALIGIVPAGLLMIGAGAVLTIAYQASDITATFLSITTPFVGGVVLILATWKTNLVNAISGGFAFINVFNVSKEKEKWAVGIAGTIGTVLAVVGILNYFTPIMSILSAMVPPVAGVMIASYWMLGRGDKSRWHEVEGVNTLGVVSWLLGAVIASTPVVLSLFPSLPQVPNQPLIGIVISFVVYYAGYRLSAQKTVILEES; this comes from the coding sequence ATGAAAGCCGTTAAAAAGCATCAATCCTGGTTCAGTCTCGGAATCATCTGGGCCGGCGCGGTCATTAGCATCCCGAGTTTGTTGGTAGGGAATGCGCTTGTCGCAGGAATGGGATTATCCACAGCACTGCTCGTCACGTTGGCAGGCTACGCAATCATTGTACTGCTCATGATTTTGCAGGGCATTCAAAGCACGGACTTAGGAAAGCCGACCGTTCAGGTCGCAGCTCAGGTATTCGGCAAAACAGGGTCTCGTACGATTCTGTCGATTATCCTCGCGATTGCGTGTCTTGGCTGGTTCGGGATCCAGGCGAATGTGTGCGGCGCAGCCTTGGCAGACCTGCTAGCCAAAACCGGAGTGAACATGCCGGTGCCATTGGCATCTCTTATATGCGGTTTCGTGATGGTGATATCGGCCGTCTATGGCGTTAAAGTGCTGCGGGTGATCAGTTATATCGCCGTTCCTTTATTGGTGGGAATCAGCATATTTGGTCTTATCGAAGCCTTGACCGGTGACTCCCTGCAGATCATTCAGCATTATAAGCCTGAGGGAGCGATGAGCTTTACGGACGGGCTGGCGGTAACGCTGGGTTCATTTGCCCTGGGTGCAGTCATCGCGGGAGATTATTCGCAATTTTCTGGAAAACGGTCCGATGTCCTGAAAGCGGCTCTAATCGGGATTGTTCCGGCAGGCTTGCTGATGATCGGTGCAGGGGCTGTCCTGACGATTGCTTACCAAGCCAGCGATATTACAGCAACCTTTTTGAGCATTACGACTCCGTTTGTTGGCGGCGTGGTGTTGATCCTGGCTACGTGGAAGACCAACCTCGTGAACGCGATTTCAGGCGGATTTGCCTTCATTAACGTGTTCAACGTATCGAAGGAAAAAGAAAAATGGGCCGTCGGCATCGCGGGAACCATTGGGACCGTATTGGCCGTCGTCGGTATACTGAACTATTTCACTCCGATCATGTCCATCCTGTCGGCTATGGTTCCACCGGTTGCAGGCGTGATGATCGCATCTTACTGGATGCTTGGAAGAGGGGATAAGAGCCGCTGGCATGAGGTCGAAGGCGTGAATACACTGGGCGTCGTTTCCTGGCTGTTGGGTGCGGTGATTGCTAGTACCCCTGTTGTGTTATCCTTGTTCCCAAGCTTGCCGCAAGTACCGAATCAGCCGTTGATCGGGATTGTTATTTCTTTTGTCGTGTATTATGCAGGCTATCGTTTATCGGCTCAGAAAACCGTTATATTGGAGGAATCATGA